A region from the uncultured Bacteroides sp. genome encodes:
- a CDS encoding glycosyltransferase family A protein, whose product MKPIINCFIPFAGVAQVQQTVQGLQETDLVNKIYLLASEPINETIAGCEVIKVSALNSSASIRAIADHSDAEYTLLYTKYTTLELGLFALERMIHITEDSNAGMVYADHYQIAGESKTNAPVIAYQLGSLRDDFNFGSVLLYKAEAFKEAAGRLKADYQFAGLYDFRLKLSQKAPLVHINEYLYSEIENDTRKSGEKIFDYVDPKNRGVQIEMEQACTEHLKEIGGYLTPEFTKIEFNAGNFEYEASVIIPVRNRVRTIEDAIESVLKQKTVFKFNLIIIDNFSTDGTTEIIDKYSSDERLIHIIPTRKDLGIGGCWNVGVHHEKCGKFVVQLDSDDVYKNENTLQTMVNAFYEQNCAMVVGTYMMTDFNMNMIAPGIIDHKEWTPENGRNNALRINGLGAPRAFYTPVLREVNVPNTSYGEDYALGLNFSRHYQIGRVYDVLYLCRRWEDNSDASLDVVKMNGHNTYKDRIRTWELQARIALNKK is encoded by the coding sequence ATGAAACCAATCATCAACTGCTTCATTCCTTTTGCAGGAGTAGCGCAAGTGCAACAAACTGTTCAAGGATTGCAAGAAACGGATCTCGTAAACAAGATATACTTACTTGCTTCAGAACCAATTAATGAAACAATAGCCGGATGCGAAGTCATCAAAGTATCGGCTTTGAACTCAAGTGCAAGTATACGTGCTATAGCAGATCATTCTGACGCAGAATACACTTTGCTTTATACTAAGTACACCACCCTTGAGCTGGGCCTTTTTGCTCTTGAACGAATGATTCATATTACCGAAGACTCAAATGCCGGAATGGTGTACGCCGATCATTACCAGATAGCCGGTGAGTCAAAAACGAATGCACCGGTCATAGCTTATCAATTAGGCAGCCTGCGCGATGATTTCAATTTTGGTTCGGTATTACTTTATAAAGCAGAAGCATTCAAAGAAGCCGCCGGAAGATTAAAAGCAGATTATCAATTTGCAGGCCTATACGATTTTCGCCTGAAGCTTTCTCAAAAAGCACCGCTGGTGCATATTAACGAATATTTGTACTCAGAAATAGAAAACGACACCCGCAAAAGCGGAGAAAAGATATTCGACTATGTAGACCCTAAAAACCGGGGAGTACAGATAGAGATGGAACAAGCCTGCACAGAGCATTTAAAAGAAATCGGAGGTTATCTTACTCCCGAATTCACTAAGATAGAATTCAATGCCGGCAATTTTGAGTACGAAGCATCTGTCATCATTCCCGTACGCAACCGCGTGCGCACCATCGAAGATGCCATTGAATCTGTACTAAAACAAAAGACAGTCTTCAAGTTTAACCTCATCATTATCGATAACTTCTCGACTGACGGAACCACGGAGATCATTGACAAATACAGCTCCGACGAACGTTTGATACACATCATCCCCACACGAAAGGACTTAGGCATCGGTGGTTGTTGGAACGTAGGTGTGCATCATGAGAAGTGTGGTAAGTTTGTCGTTCAATTGGATAGTGACGATGTTTACAAAAACGAGAATACATTGCAAACGATGGTCAACGCCTTCTATGAACAAAATTGTGCAATGGTAGTAGGTACTTATATGATGACCGACTTTAATATGAACATGATTGCTCCGGGTATCATCGATCATAAAGAGTGGACACCCGAGAACGGACGTAACAATGCACTGCGCATTAATGGCCTCGGCGCTCCCCGCGCATTCTACACACCCGTGCTACGAGAAGTGAATGTGCCCAATACCAGTTATGGTGAAGATTATGCACTCGGCCTCAACTTCTCCCGGCATTATCAGATAGGTCGGGTATATGACGTCCTTTATCTCTGCCGCCGTTGGGAAGACAACTCAGATGCTTCGCTTGATGTGGTAAAGATGAACGGACACAACACCTACAAGGACAGAATACGCACTTGGGAACTCCAGGCGCGCATTGCTTTAAATAAGAAATAA
- a CDS encoding DUF4922 domain-containing protein: MKEAVEKLLTEQLQTWEMAKANYDALAKVRVKELDVNGWLYKVQFNPARIISSAAKVDNKSIQERKCFLCPANLPAVQKGIPFGEHYSILVNPFPIFPKHLTIPETEHVDQRIKVRFGDMLQLAKELEEYTIFYNGPKCGASAPDHAHFQAGSKGFLPIEKEWQYKKAGKIATYKRATLWYLNDSVRATLVIESEEKEAANFLFNTIYNALEVKLEEAEPMMNVLTWYERNKWVTCVFPRDKHRPSCYFAEGDKNILLSPASVDLGGVFITPLEKDFEKITATDIANILSEVCINGSNFLRLRQLIKERL; encoded by the coding sequence ATGAAAGAAGCTGTAGAAAAGTTGCTTACTGAGCAACTCCAAACATGGGAAATGGCAAAGGCCAATTACGATGCTCTGGCAAAAGTCAGAGTGAAAGAACTGGATGTAAACGGATGGTTGTATAAGGTACAATTCAACCCTGCACGCATTATTTCGTCTGCCGCCAAAGTAGATAATAAATCCATTCAGGAAAGAAAATGCTTCCTTTGTCCCGCTAACCTGCCGGCCGTGCAAAAAGGAATTCCTTTTGGCGAACACTACTCAATATTAGTGAATCCGTTCCCTATCTTTCCGAAACACCTCACGATTCCTGAAACGGAACATGTAGATCAGCGCATAAAAGTGCGTTTCGGGGATATGCTACAGTTAGCAAAAGAATTAGAAGAATACACGATCTTTTATAATGGACCTAAGTGCGGCGCTTCGGCTCCCGACCATGCCCACTTTCAGGCAGGAAGCAAAGGGTTCTTGCCGATTGAAAAGGAATGGCAATATAAAAAAGCAGGTAAAATAGCTACCTACAAAAGAGCCACCTTGTGGTATCTGAATGATTCGGTACGCGCCACGTTGGTTATTGAAAGTGAAGAGAAAGAAGCTGCAAACTTCTTGTTCAATACCATCTATAATGCACTGGAAGTGAAGCTGGAAGAGGCAGAACCAATGATGAATGTACTTACGTGGTACGAGAGAAATAAATGGGTAACTTGTGTTTTTCCACGAGATAAGCACCGCCCCTCCTGCTATTTCGCTGAAGGAGACAAGAACATCCTTCTCAGTCCGGCATCGGTAGATTTGGGCGGAGTCTTTATCACTCCGCTAGAAAAAGATTTCGAGAAAATTACTGCTACGGATATAGCAAATATTCTTAGTGAAGTTTGCATCAATGGCAGCAACTTCTTACGATTAAGACAACTTATAAAAGAACGTTTATGA
- a CDS encoding PQQ-binding-like beta-propeller repeat protein — protein MKKVLTIFALLFLLLPTLAAQAFRFALVTDIHISKDPTSIEDLQNSVNQINATPNIDFVLVTGDITEEGDRKSLEIAHDILNQLKVKYYAIPGNHETKWSESGLTAFAHIFGSERFEFEHKGFLFLGFNSGPFIRMADGHVPPQDITWLKEELSKAGKKKPVILATHYPLQDGDVDNWFDVTDAVRPYNIRVILGGHYHSNRFLSYDGIPGILSRSNLRATKKVGGYSVFDITTDSIITYEHNIGVPMREWASLSLSKKYYDLKGATNKYPDYSVNNSFPQVSETWVVRSGIGIYSSPAYYKNKVYVGDEQGVMSCYNVQNGKKLWAFQSGNRIFGTPAVAKDIVVFGSTDKSIYGLNAKSGKLIWQIKAAEPVIGAVTIQNDVAYIGASDHTFRAINIKTGKIVWAYDKVKGYIETRPLVTKSKVIFGAWDNTLYALDKTNGKELWKWTGGLTRMHFSPAAVWPVAADGKVFITDPERAMTAIDIETGKTVWRTKQSVVRETIGLSEDKERVYSKTMNDSIVCFATKGNKPNQLWVSNVGFGYEHAPSMPVEKDGVVFGSTKSGLIFAMEPLTGKVLWKHKTGNSLISTVVPINRHQVLFTATGGEVGLLEWSEKNSGTQD, from the coding sequence ATGAAAAAAGTACTTACTATATTCGCTCTTTTGTTTTTGTTACTGCCAACACTTGCCGCACAGGCATTTCGCTTTGCATTAGTAACAGATATACATATTTCTAAAGACCCGACCTCCATTGAAGATTTACAGAATTCTGTAAATCAAATAAATGCGACTCCTAACATTGATTTTGTACTCGTAACCGGAGACATCACCGAAGAGGGCGATAGGAAGAGTTTAGAAATAGCACATGATATTCTGAATCAGTTAAAAGTAAAATACTACGCTATTCCGGGAAATCATGAAACCAAATGGAGCGAATCGGGGCTCACGGCCTTTGCCCATATCTTTGGTTCGGAACGTTTTGAATTTGAGCATAAGGGCTTTTTATTCCTGGGATTTAATTCAGGGCCTTTCATACGAATGGCAGACGGCCATGTTCCCCCTCAGGACATAACCTGGCTAAAAGAAGAGCTAAGTAAAGCCGGTAAAAAAAAGCCGGTAATTCTGGCCACGCATTATCCACTGCAAGACGGAGATGTAGATAATTGGTTTGACGTAACCGATGCTGTACGTCCCTATAACATTCGCGTTATTCTGGGAGGACATTATCACAGCAATCGTTTTTTATCTTATGATGGAATCCCCGGCATTTTAAGCCGATCCAATCTACGTGCAACAAAAAAAGTAGGAGGTTATTCCGTATTCGACATAACAACCGATTCTATTATCACATACGAACATAACATTGGTGTTCCAATGAGAGAATGGGCCTCTTTGTCTCTAAGTAAAAAGTACTATGATCTCAAAGGAGCCACGAATAAATATCCTGATTATTCTGTCAATAACTCTTTCCCACAAGTGAGTGAAACATGGGTTGTACGCTCAGGCATCGGAATCTACAGTTCGCCGGCTTACTACAAAAACAAAGTATATGTGGGTGATGAACAAGGAGTAATGAGCTGCTATAATGTACAAAACGGGAAGAAGTTATGGGCATTCCAGTCAGGAAACCGCATCTTCGGCACTCCGGCTGTGGCAAAAGATATAGTGGTTTTCGGTTCAACCGATAAAAGTATCTACGGCTTGAATGCGAAGAGTGGTAAGCTGATATGGCAAATTAAAGCAGCAGAACCGGTAATCGGAGCGGTAACAATACAAAATGATGTAGCTTACATCGGAGCCAGCGATCATACATTCCGTGCTATCAACATAAAAACAGGTAAAATAGTATGGGCTTACGATAAAGTAAAAGGGTACATAGAAACCCGCCCGCTCGTTACGAAAAGCAAGGTTATTTTCGGCGCATGGGACAATACATTGTACGCACTCGATAAGACAAATGGAAAAGAATTATGGAAGTGGACAGGCGGATTAACGCGTATGCACTTCTCGCCGGCTGCCGTATGGCCGGTTGCTGCCGACGGGAAAGTATTCATAACCGATCCCGAACGTGCTATGACGGCCATTGATATTGAAACCGGTAAAACGGTATGGCGTACGAAACAATCTGTAGTACGCGAAACGATCGGACTGTCCGAAGACAAAGAGAGAGTATATAGCAAAACAATGAACGATAGCATCGTCTGTTTTGCCACTAAAGGCAATAAGCCTAATCAACTATGGGTTTCTAATGTTGGCTTCGGGTATGAACATGCTCCTTCTATGCCTGTCGAAAAAGACGGAGTAGTATTCGGAAGTACAAAAAGCGGCCTGATTTTTGCGATGGAGCCACTAACCGGAAAAGTATTATGGAAACACAAAACAGGCAATTCATTAATAAGTACGGTTGTTCCTATTAATCGTCATCAGGTGCTGTTCACGGCAACAGGTGGTGAAGTAGGGTTGCTCGAATGGAGTGAAAAAAATAGCGGCACACAGGATTAA
- a CDS encoding SpoIID/LytB domain-containing protein, with protein sequence MKEPKVEVGILFEPQIEFVLFGAYQVNGKELTGKQVATFNDGKILWKGRLYDELLFAPTNEQTDAFELLDVTIGLNFHWERKEDQRFQGALKIIVEGQKLTGINVIAIEDYLTSVISSEMSATASLELLKAHAVISRSWLLAQIQKNKEITDTHTTYSACTETKEELIRWYDREDHTRFDVCADDHCQRYQGITRASTEIVRQAIATTRGQVLSSDGKICDARFSKCCGGAFEEFEYCWENIKYPYLAKQRDSKTTTELPDLRREAEADKWIRTSPEAFCNTKDKKILSQVLNNYDQETTDFYRWKVSYTQEELTELILKRSGINYGQILDLIPIERGTSGRLVKLKIIGSKRILIIGKELEIRRTLSASHLYSSAFVVDKSEIINGVPKIFTLIGAGWGHGVGLCQIGAAVMGEEGYAYDEILLHYYIGAAIEKLYE encoded by the coding sequence ATGAAAGAGCCAAAAGTAGAGGTAGGTATATTGTTTGAACCACAAATAGAGTTTGTACTGTTTGGCGCCTATCAGGTTAACGGTAAAGAGCTAACCGGTAAGCAGGTAGCGACTTTTAATGACGGAAAGATTCTGTGGAAAGGGCGTTTATACGACGAACTATTATTTGCGCCGACCAATGAACAAACAGATGCCTTTGAACTGTTGGATGTAACCATCGGCCTCAATTTCCATTGGGAACGAAAGGAAGACCAACGTTTCCAGGGAGCATTGAAGATTATTGTTGAGGGACAAAAACTAACAGGTATCAATGTCATTGCCATTGAAGATTATCTGACCAGCGTTATCTCTTCGGAGATGAGCGCAACAGCTTCTTTAGAATTACTCAAAGCCCATGCGGTAATCTCCCGCAGTTGGTTGTTAGCTCAAATACAAAAAAACAAAGAGATAACGGATACTCATACTACTTACTCGGCATGTACCGAAACAAAAGAAGAACTGATCCGGTGGTATGACCGCGAAGATCATACCCGTTTTGATGTCTGTGCCGATGACCATTGTCAACGCTACCAAGGCATTACCCGCGCCTCAACGGAGATAGTGAGACAGGCTATTGCAACTACTCGCGGGCAAGTACTTAGTTCCGATGGAAAGATATGCGATGCCCGTTTCTCTAAATGTTGCGGTGGTGCATTCGAGGAATTCGAATATTGCTGGGAAAACATAAAGTATCCCTATCTCGCCAAACAAAGAGATAGCAAAACAACCACCGAATTACCCGACTTACGTAGGGAAGCAGAGGCAGACAAATGGATTCGCACTTCTCCGGAAGCTTTCTGCAATACAAAAGATAAGAAAATACTCTCTCAGGTGCTCAACAACTACGATCAGGAAACAACTGATTTTTATCGTTGGAAAGTCTCTTATACTCAAGAAGAGTTAACTGAGTTGATTCTAAAGCGTTCGGGCATAAACTATGGACAAATACTCGATCTTATTCCTATAGAGCGGGGTACTTCCGGGCGATTAGTAAAGTTAAAGATTATAGGAAGCAAACGTATCCTCATCATTGGCAAAGAACTTGAGATACGCAGAACTCTATCAGCCTCACATCTTTACAGTTCGGCTTTTGTAGTAGATAAATCAGAAATCATTAATGGTGTCCCGAAAATATTTACACTTATTGGTGCAGGTTGGGGCCATGGAGTAGGCCTTTGCCAGATAGGAGCTGCCGTAATGGGAGAAGAAGGATATGCATACGATGAAATATTGCTTCACTATTATATTGGAGCTGCGATAGAAAAACTATACGAATAA
- a CDS encoding FAD-binding and (Fe-S)-binding domain-containing protein → MNIEKKYKTFLRDISRFIPQERIYTDELRRLAWGTDAGFYRLIPQIVVRSDSEMEVSKLLSVANRYRLPVTFRAAGTSLSGQAISDSILVVAGKHWERYSLSPDATQITMQPGLVGQRVNEILKPYGRKFAPDPASVKSAMVGGIVMNNASGMNCGTHANSDKVLLSARIVLADGTLLDTGDETSRRNFAQQKPEFIRQIESLRYLVRKDTHLAERIRYKYSIKNVTGLNILPFTVFDDPFDIIAHLMVGSEGTLAFLSEVTMKTAYDDPYKASTMLYFEDIKEACRAVVAMKRLTLASSTELVVKGAELLDSKSLASVNDPTGSGLTAVLAETKASSAEELKANIACIEEALKVFHTHIPVHFTDIESEYATYWAIRSGIFPSVGGTRPLGTTCLIEDVAFHIENLPEATADLQQLLVRHGYDDACIYGHALEGNYHFIINQSFATDAEVKRYEALMNDVKTLVVDKYDGSLKAEHGTGRNMAPFVKYEWGETAYEVMRTVKQLFDPKGLLNPGVIFNDDPQCHIKNFKPLPLTNEHVDKCIECGFCEVNCLTCGFTLSSRQRIVIQREISRLKHSEEAEDKYRLQLLQKQYRYPGNQTCAGDGLCSMSCPMNINTGDLTHDIRQRELPKGSMGYAIGNFAANHFSEIKGALRPVLGMADTAHSLLGSSTMSSITRNMHHLLGIPLWTPAMPKAYSISKDLKDEGTQNTAKDETLLKVVYFPSCINQTMGVARKSPEETPLVNKMVSLLQKAGYEIIFPKGMENLCCGTIWESKGMIDIADRKAAELETALYEASEQGKYPVLCDQSPCLHRMRETINKLKLYEPAEFIYTFLRDKLRFTQTEQPVALHITCSMRKMGLTEQITALAKLCSTNVLIPEEVGCCGFAGDKGFTHPEVNTYALRKLRPQLEQAGIKTGYSNSRTCEIGLTTNAGIPYVSIVYLIDKCTTIT, encoded by the coding sequence ATGAATATTGAAAAGAAATATAAAACTTTCCTTCGGGATATATCCCGGTTTATCCCACAGGAAAGAATCTATACAGACGAACTTCGCCGATTAGCATGGGGAACAGATGCAGGATTTTATCGCCTGATTCCTCAAATAGTTGTTCGCTCGGACAGTGAAATGGAAGTATCAAAATTACTATCAGTAGCCAACCGTTACCGACTTCCTGTTACCTTTCGGGCTGCAGGAACAAGTCTTTCCGGACAAGCCATCAGTGATTCTATACTAGTGGTTGCAGGTAAACACTGGGAACGTTATTCGCTTAGCCCGGATGCAACACAAATCACGATGCAGCCCGGCCTGGTAGGGCAACGGGTAAATGAGATACTGAAACCTTACGGTCGAAAGTTTGCTCCCGATCCTGCTTCAGTAAAAAGTGCCATGGTAGGAGGCATTGTCATGAACAATGCTTCGGGAATGAATTGCGGCACACACGCCAATAGCGATAAGGTATTGCTATCTGCCCGCATTGTACTTGCCGACGGAACCCTACTTGATACCGGAGACGAGACAAGCCGCCGGAACTTCGCACAACAAAAACCGGAATTTATTCGTCAGATAGAGTCATTGCGATACTTAGTGCGTAAAGACACCCACCTGGCAGAACGTATCCGCTACAAATACTCCATTAAGAATGTAACGGGGCTGAATATATTACCTTTCACCGTTTTCGATGATCCTTTTGACATCATTGCCCATTTAATGGTAGGCTCCGAAGGTACCCTCGCATTTCTTTCGGAAGTCACCATGAAAACAGCGTATGACGATCCGTACAAAGCGAGTACCATGCTCTATTTTGAAGACATAAAAGAAGCTTGCAGGGCTGTTGTTGCCATGAAAAGGCTCACATTGGCTTCAAGCACGGAGCTGGTTGTAAAGGGGGCCGAACTTTTGGACAGTAAATCACTCGCTTCCGTTAACGACCCCACAGGCAGCGGACTTACCGCTGTACTGGCTGAAACAAAAGCATCCAGCGCCGAAGAACTTAAGGCCAACATAGCCTGCATTGAAGAAGCGCTAAAAGTCTTCCACACACACATACCCGTTCACTTTACAGATATAGAGAGTGAATATGCCACCTATTGGGCTATTCGTTCGGGAATTTTTCCTTCCGTAGGAGGAACGCGTCCGTTAGGAACGACTTGTCTGATTGAAGATGTGGCTTTCCATATCGAAAACCTTCCTGAAGCGACAGCCGACTTGCAACAATTATTAGTCCGACACGGATATGACGATGCCTGCATCTATGGTCACGCACTCGAAGGGAATTATCACTTCATCATTAACCAGTCATTTGCCACTGATGCCGAAGTAAAACGCTACGAAGCGCTGATGAACGATGTAAAGACATTGGTAGTCGACAAATACGACGGTTCCCTCAAAGCCGAGCACGGCACAGGCCGCAACATGGCTCCTTTTGTGAAATACGAATGGGGAGAAACAGCTTATGAGGTGATGCGCACAGTTAAACAACTGTTCGATCCTAAAGGATTGCTCAATCCGGGAGTTATTTTTAATGATGATCCTCAGTGTCATATCAAGAACTTTAAACCCCTACCGCTAACAAATGAACATGTAGACAAATGCATTGAATGCGGATTTTGTGAGGTTAACTGCCTGACGTGTGGCTTTACGCTATCCTCCCGTCAACGCATCGTTATTCAACGAGAGATATCCCGATTAAAACACTCTGAAGAAGCTGAAGATAAATACAGATTACAACTGTTACAAAAGCAATATCGCTATCCGGGCAACCAAACCTGCGCCGGAGACGGACTTTGCTCCATGTCTTGCCCTATGAATATTAATACAGGCGACCTCACGCACGACATCCGGCAGCGGGAATTGCCTAAAGGAAGCATGGGCTACGCCATCGGAAACTTTGCCGCTAACCACTTCTCTGAAATAAAAGGAGCACTGCGACCCGTTCTGGGAATGGCCGATACGGCTCACAGCCTATTAGGTAGTAGCACGATGAGTTCCATCACCCGGAACATGCATCACCTGCTGGGTATTCCGCTATGGACACCGGCAATGCCCAAAGCTTATAGCATCAGCAAAGACCTAAAAGATGAGGGAACACAAAATACGGCAAAAGATGAAACGCTTTTGAAAGTCGTTTATTTTCCCAGTTGCATCAACCAAACAATGGGAGTTGCACGGAAATCACCCGAGGAAACGCCGCTTGTTAATAAAATGGTCTCCCTCCTGCAAAAGGCTGGTTATGAGATTATTTTTCCTAAAGGTATGGAGAACTTATGTTGTGGAACCATCTGGGAGAGTAAAGGAATGATAGACATTGCCGATCGCAAAGCGGCTGAGCTTGAAACCGCTCTTTACGAAGCCAGCGAACAGGGCAAATATCCTGTACTTTGTGATCAGAGTCCGTGCCTGCATCGCATGCGTGAAACGATCAATAAACTAAAATTATACGAACCCGCTGAGTTCATCTATACATTCTTGCGGGATAAACTCAGGTTCACCCAAACGGAACAACCGGTTGCCTTACACATCACCTGCTCTATGCGCAAAATGGGACTGACAGAACAAATCACAGCACTTGCTAAGTTATGTTCTACCAATGTTTTGATTCCCGAAGAAGTTGGCTGTTGCGGCTTTGCCGGAGATAAAGGGTTTACCCATCCGGAAGTAAACACGTATGCCCTCCGCAAACTCAGGCCTCAGTTAGAACAAGCCGGAATCAAAACAGGCTACTCTAACAGCCGTACTTGCGAAATAGGACTAACCACCAACGCAGGCATACCCTATGTGTCCATCGTATATCTGATAGATAAATGTACAACAATAACATAA
- a CDS encoding MFS transporter codes for MKEKRTNPWKWIPTLYFAEGLPYVAVMTVALIMYKKMGLSNTDIALYTSWLYLPWVIKPLWSPFVDLVKTKRAWIVTMQAFIAAGFAGIAFFIPTTYYLQVTLAFFFLLAFSSATHDIAADGFYMLGLNTGEQSFFVGIRNTFYRFASIFGQGILVMFAGLMEEGLIIPSSKGNIPLAWSITFYLLAALFIAFTLYHKIMLPHPADDVKRQGLSIKKLLEDFFLTFLSFFRKKDLGLMFFFLLTYRLGESQLTKITSPFLLDGANKGGLNLSTATVGMIYGTIGVAALLIGGIIGGFLVSRDGFKKWIVPMALAINLPDLLYVYLSAVMPSNTWLIVGSVAIEQLGYGFGFTAYMLYLIYVADGEHKTAHYAIGTGFMALGMMLPGMAAGWIQDTIGYTSFFGWVCVCTIPGIVASIMIRSKIDTSFGKKLIK; via the coding sequence ATGAAGGAAAAAAGAACTAACCCGTGGAAATGGATACCCACCCTTTACTTTGCAGAAGGATTGCCCTATGTAGCAGTCATGACCGTAGCTCTTATCATGTACAAGAAGATGGGATTATCAAACACGGATATTGCTCTTTACACCAGTTGGCTATATCTACCGTGGGTCATCAAACCTTTATGGAGTCCTTTTGTCGATTTGGTAAAGACTAAGCGAGCATGGATAGTAACTATGCAAGCATTCATTGCCGCAGGCTTTGCCGGAATTGCCTTTTTTATTCCCACCACTTATTACCTACAGGTAACCCTGGCTTTTTTCTTTTTATTAGCTTTCAGTTCGGCAACCCACGATATTGCTGCCGACGGGTTCTATATGCTTGGTCTGAACACGGGTGAACAATCTTTCTTTGTCGGCATTCGCAATACTTTTTATCGTTTTGCCAGTATTTTCGGGCAAGGCATACTCGTGATGTTTGCCGGATTAATGGAGGAAGGACTTATCATCCCTTCCAGCAAAGGCAATATTCCATTAGCATGGAGCATTACGTTCTACCTGCTAGCTGCTCTTTTCATTGCTTTCACACTCTATCACAAAATTATGCTACCCCATCCCGCCGACGATGTAAAACGCCAAGGGTTGAGTATCAAAAAATTGCTGGAAGATTTCTTCCTTACTTTTCTTTCTTTCTTTCGGAAGAAGGATTTAGGATTGATGTTCTTTTTCCTGCTTACTTATCGCTTAGGAGAATCGCAATTAACCAAAATAACCTCTCCCTTCTTGCTTGACGGCGCAAATAAAGGGGGATTAAATTTATCTACTGCTACCGTAGGAATGATTTACGGAACAATCGGTGTAGCAGCGTTACTCATCGGAGGCATCATCGGAGGCTTTTTGGTTTCACGCGATGGATTCAAAAAATGGATTGTTCCCATGGCCCTGGCAATTAACCTTCCCGACCTGCTATACGTTTACCTGTCTGCTGTTATGCCAAGCAATACATGGCTGATAGTTGGCTCTGTAGCCATCGAGCAACTGGGCTACGGCTTCGGTTTCACAGCATATATGCTTTACCTTATTTATGTAGCCGATGGCGAACATAAAACAGCTCACTATGCCATTGGTACAGGGTTTATGGCTCTGGGCATGATGCTCCCGGGTATGGCGGCCGGTTGGATTCAAGATACGATAGGCTATACAAGCTTCTTCGGTTGGGTTTGTGTTTGTACCATTCCCGGCATCGTTGCTTCCATCATGATACGTAGCAAAATAGATACTTCATTCGGTAAGAAACTGATCAAATAA
- a CDS encoding DUF1343 domain-containing protein yields MKTIKFILLNTLLLLAFTVQAQKIRIKTGIEILKEQNFKCLEGKRVGLITNPTGVDNNLKSTIDILHEAPNVKLVALYGPEHGVRGDVHAGDKVDNSADPSTGLPVFSLYGKTRKATPEMLKGIDVLVYDIQDIGCRSFTYISTMGLAMEAAAENNIEFVVLDRLNPVGGLKVEGNLVEDNYISFVSQFKIPYLYGLTCGELALMFNGEKMLGKQCKLHVVKMKGWKRKMDYAATGLQWIPSSPHIPHAHSAIFYPVSGILGELGYMSIGVGYTIPFQMFAAPWIKAEEFATKLNALHLPGIIFRPIHLKPFYSVGQGENLQGVQVHIVDFKKAALSDIQFYIMQEVAALYPDKAVFDHADKGRFDMFDKVCGSNEIRERFEKNNRWEDVRDYWYKDVDAFRKLSKKYYLYK; encoded by the coding sequence ATGAAAACGATCAAATTTATCTTACTTAACACACTGCTCTTATTGGCATTTACTGTCCAAGCACAGAAGATAAGGATTAAAACCGGAATCGAAATATTGAAAGAGCAAAATTTCAAATGCCTCGAAGGTAAACGAGTGGGCCTTATCACTAACCCTACGGGGGTAGATAACAACCTGAAGTCTACTATTGACATTCTTCACGAAGCCCCCAATGTGAAGTTGGTTGCACTCTATGGCCCCGAACATGGCGTACGCGGAGATGTACACGCCGGCGATAAAGTAGACAATTCTGCCGATCCCTCAACGGGTTTACCTGTCTTTTCGCTTTACGGAAAAACGCGTAAAGCCACGCCCGAAATGCTAAAAGGCATTGATGTGCTTGTTTATGATATTCAAGACATCGGTTGTCGTTCATTCACATACATTAGCACTATGGGATTGGCCATGGAAGCCGCCGCAGAAAATAACATCGAATTCGTTGTACTTGATCGGCTGAATCCTGTAGGTGGTTTAAAAGTTGAAGGCAACCTAGTCGAAGATAATTACATATCTTTTGTCAGTCAGTTTAAAATTCCATACCTTTACGGCCTCACTTGCGGAGAATTGGCATTGATGTTTAATGGCGAAAAGATGCTAGGTAAGCAGTGTAAACTACATGTTGTTAAAATGAAAGGCTGGAAGCGAAAGATGGACTATGCTGCAACAGGGCTTCAATGGATACCCTCTTCTCCACATATTCCACATGCGCATTCGGCAATCTTCTATCCAGTCAGTGGCATTCTCGGTGAATTAGGGTATATGTCCATCGGAGTGGGTTACACCATCCCCTTTCAGATGTTTGCCGCACCATGGATAAAAGCAGAGGAATTTGCAACAAAGTTAAATGCTCTGCATTTACCCGGCATCATCTTTCGACCCATACATTTGAAACCGTTTTATTCGGTAGGACAAGGTGAGAACTTACAAGGAGTGCAAGTGCATATTGTCGACTTTAAGAAAGCAGCATTAAGCGACATACAGTTTTACATTATGCAGGAAGTAGCAGCCTTATATCCCGACAAGGCTGTTTTCGATCATGCAGACAAAGGGCGATTCGACATGTTCGACAAAGTATGCGGAAGCAACGAAATAAGAGAACGTTTTGAGAAAAACAACCGTTGGGAAGATGTACGCGATTACTGGTACAAAGATGTGGATGCTTTTCGCAAACTATCCAAGAAGTACTATTTATATAAATAA